In Marinimicrobium koreense, the following are encoded in one genomic region:
- a CDS encoding DUF5666 domain-containing protein: MKRLGVVSATLGALMMAGCLSDSSSVAGIEGTGSPTTVSGSVTAYGSVYVNGLHIEIDTADISVDGQPAGVDDITLGMVVDVELDQLQGQDAVAAAVRYNRTLRGPVDALVSSSDVRREIQILGQTVVVYDDVRFDGIAFDSLEPGAYLEVSGLVAAEGQWRATKVASADRGPLTAQGRVETWRADQQRFQLGEQSVDVSQAQVSGDLAEGDTVVVRGGERRGELWYPDRIELIEPAIPQEGGQWYQEGVIERFVSREAFEVNGIPVDASGARGLSDQVELGDGVRVMVSGTLRNDSLAAERVQVLRPGINRIRARVDAIDPDRGEVVLLGGRYQLTDLTAFENPAGRGNPREGVNLNSLRVGEWLELYAYYEGESQVVTRVQRQPGYVDTVALSGPVTAIDRDNRWLTVLGVTVAVAGADGEALFDELSLGDSVSVTGDASGSHVTARSLSRRDVPEDVRGCPPPLPGQCAAAAGQLPTAQSTTGAADAELLQFRF, encoded by the coding sequence ATGAAGCGGCTTGGTGTGGTCAGTGCAACACTGGGAGCCCTGATGATGGCGGGGTGCCTGAGCGACAGTTCGTCCGTGGCGGGGATTGAGGGTACCGGCAGTCCGACCACCGTCAGCGGCAGTGTGACTGCCTATGGCAGCGTCTACGTCAACGGTCTGCACATCGAGATCGATACCGCCGACATCTCCGTGGACGGTCAGCCGGCCGGGGTCGATGACATCACCCTGGGCATGGTGGTGGATGTCGAGCTTGACCAGTTGCAGGGGCAGGATGCGGTTGCCGCAGCGGTCCGCTATAACCGCACCCTGCGCGGTCCGGTGGACGCTCTGGTATCAAGCAGCGATGTCCGGCGTGAAATTCAGATTCTCGGGCAGACTGTGGTGGTATATGACGATGTGCGCTTCGATGGCATTGCCTTTGACTCGCTGGAGCCTGGGGCCTACCTCGAGGTGAGTGGTCTGGTGGCCGCCGAGGGACAGTGGCGGGCGACCAAAGTCGCCAGTGCCGATCGGGGCCCACTGACCGCTCAGGGCCGGGTAGAAACCTGGCGAGCGGATCAGCAGCGCTTCCAGCTCGGAGAACAATCGGTGGACGTCTCGCAGGCTCAGGTCAGTGGCGATCTGGCTGAGGGGGACACGGTAGTCGTGCGCGGCGGCGAGCGGCGCGGCGAACTCTGGTATCCGGATCGCATTGAGTTGATCGAGCCGGCCATACCTCAGGAGGGAGGACAGTGGTACCAGGAAGGGGTTATTGAGCGGTTTGTTTCACGGGAGGCCTTCGAGGTGAACGGTATCCCGGTGGATGCCAGCGGCGCCCGAGGGCTGTCGGACCAGGTCGAGCTCGGAGACGGCGTTCGGGTGATGGTGAGCGGTACCCTGCGCAATGACAGCCTGGCCGCTGAGCGGGTACAGGTGTTGCGCCCTGGGATCAACCGGATCCGCGCCAGGGTGGATGCAATCGATCCGGACCGCGGAGAGGTCGTGTTACTCGGCGGCCGGTATCAGCTAACGGACCTGACCGCGTTTGAAAACCCGGCCGGTCGCGGCAACCCACGTGAGGGTGTCAACCTGAACAGCCTGCGGGTCGGAGAGTGGTTGGAACTCTATGCCTACTATGAGGGCGAGTCCCAGGTGGTCACGCGAGTCCAGCGGCAACCGGGCTATGTTGATACCGTCGCTCTGTCGGGCCCCGTAACCGCGATCGACCGGGATAACCGGTGGCTGACGGTGCTCGGGGTGACCGTGGCCGTTGCCGGGGCCGACGGTGAGGCGCTGTTCGATGAGTTGTCGCTGGGCGATTCGGTATCGGTGACCGGGGATGCGTCGGGCTCCCATGTGACCGCGAGGTCGCTGAGTCGCCGCGATGTGCCGGAGGATGTGCGGGGCTGTCCGCCGCCCCTGCCCGGTCAGTGCGCCGCGGCGGCGGGGCAGTTGCCTACGGCGCAGTCGACTACGGGGGCGGCCGACGCGGAGCTGCTGCAGTTCCGGTTCTGA
- a CDS encoding DUF6502 family protein — MSDRTQKALIRALYRMLRPMVRLLLRHGVSYRLFADIARHVYVDTAREDFAIPGRKQSLSRMAVLTGINRKDIAKLQERSHPLSDAPAEQPTPAARVITGWLNDVRFHTPAGEPAMLPVEREDAGPSFTALVREYSRDVPVRALLDELERIEAVRRTGEGVSLLARGYIPLEDMQENIRIFGTAAADLMATMDHNIAKQAPGPFIQRTVSYVNIPEELLERIRERSAREGQAFLLQVNDWLAECDRDQSPELAGSGQVRAGIGLYYFEQRNDERSFPGTGVISGQENATPREDDA; from the coding sequence ATGAGCGATAGAACCCAAAAAGCCCTGATTCGGGCGCTTTATCGAATGCTGCGTCCGATGGTGCGGTTGCTGTTGCGCCATGGGGTGTCTTATCGCCTGTTCGCCGATATCGCCCGCCATGTGTATGTCGATACCGCCCGGGAGGACTTCGCGATCCCGGGGCGCAAACAGAGCCTGTCACGCATGGCGGTATTGACGGGCATCAATCGCAAGGACATCGCCAAGCTCCAGGAGCGCTCCCATCCCCTGTCCGATGCCCCCGCCGAACAACCGACGCCCGCCGCCCGGGTTATCACCGGCTGGCTGAATGACGTACGCTTCCACACCCCGGCCGGCGAGCCGGCGATGCTTCCGGTAGAGCGGGAAGATGCTGGGCCGAGCTTTACGGCGCTGGTGCGTGAATACAGTCGCGATGTCCCCGTGCGGGCCCTGCTGGATGAGCTGGAGCGCATCGAGGCGGTGCGGCGTACTGGTGAGGGCGTGTCGCTGTTGGCGAGAGGCTATATCCCCCTGGAAGACATGCAGGAAAATATCCGGATTTTTGGGACCGCGGCGGCAGATTTGATGGCCACCATGGATCACAATATTGCGAAACAGGCACCGGGGCCGTTTATTCAGCGGACGGTCTCCTACGTCAACATCCCGGAGGAGCTGCTTGAACGCATTCGCGAGCGCAGCGCCCGGGAGGGGCAGGCCTTTCTGCTCCAGGTGAATGATTGGCTGGCCGAGTGTGATCGAGACCAGTCCCCGGAGCTTGCGGGCTCCGGCCAGGTACGGGCCGGCATTGGCCTTTACTATTTTGAGCAACGAAATGACGAGCGTTCATTTCCGGGTACCGGAGTCATCTCCGGCCAGGAAAATGCGACGCCCAGAGAGGATGATGCATGA